One window of the Natrinema sp. DC36 genome contains the following:
- a CDS encoding helix-hairpin-helix domain-containing protein, producing MLEALETAFYAVVAVGTLAYYVHDHLQSDESPIDEAKRLYSEGRIDEPELERRLGEAVDDRHEQIRLVVEDINGVGPATSKAIAREFDSLDELRESERARLESVYGVGDETAGAVLERVRECPAM from the coding sequence ATGCTCGAGGCCCTCGAAACCGCCTTCTACGCCGTCGTCGCCGTGGGAACGCTCGCCTACTACGTTCACGACCACCTCCAGAGCGACGAGAGTCCCATCGACGAAGCCAAACGCCTGTACTCGGAGGGGCGAATCGACGAACCCGAACTCGAGCGCCGACTCGGCGAGGCCGTCGACGACCGCCACGAACAGATTCGACTCGTCGTCGAGGATATCAACGGCGTCGGGCCGGCGACCTCGAAGGCGATCGCCCGGGAGTTCGACAGTCTGGACGAGCTTCGCGAGAGCGAGCGGGCGCGACTGGAGAGCGTGTACGGCGTTGGGGACGAGACGGCCGGGGCTGTGCTTGAGAGAGTGAGGGAGTGCCCTGCAATGTAG